Genomic DNA from Canis aureus isolate CA01 chromosome 32, VMU_Caureus_v.1.0, whole genome shotgun sequence:
aGTAATAAATTTCAAAGTTACCTTAGTTGCACAACAAATTTTgacatattataattttattatagttcaatttaaaatactttcagtTTCCCTTGTAAGTTCTTCCTTGAAAGTGTTCACAAATaagatgtttaattttaatatactaGGGCTTTTCTAAATATCTTATGGTTGTTGCTTTCTAATTTAAttgcattgtggtcagagaacagaTTTTGTTAAGGTGCTAATCTTGaaagtttttgagattcattttatGACTTAGGcgatttttcttttgatttaatttcatttttaaatatgtaaaaacatttaCATGGTTTCAatgtcaaaattataaaataagacatattCTAAAAAATTTAGCTTGTATCCCTCTCTTGCcctgtttcctcctctctccattagaaaccatttttaatttttggtttatcattaaaaatatacttcagaagtatttataaaatatttatttataaattacatacatatatatatacacacatacaaacctAATATATGTATCCCCATTTTAACATAACCTAGAGATATTTTTCTCCAACTTACTCTTTTTCCTTAACATATACCTTGTAGATGCATCCAGAGCAGTTATTTGGAGATATTCCTCAGCAATTTTTATAGGACATTAATGTTCTATTATGTATGATTTATGCATTTGTTTCTAATTGTCATTTGGGTATTTTCCAATCTTTCACTGTTAAAAACAATGCTGCCACAAGTAAACTTGTGCATTGGTTATTTTGTACTTTTGCAAAGGTTTTGTTAGGATAGAATTAGGATTGTTGGATCAGAAGCCAGAAGCatggtaaattttataaatattgtgaAGAGataataccattttatattcttatcaaCAATGCATTTGAGTGCCCCTTTTGTTATATCTTTACCAACAGTTTGTATTAACTATTGAAGTCAGACCGGTTTCATGTCTGAAACTTATGGTCGAAACTGATATTTCAGCTTCATTTTACTCTGCATATAATCTTAATATGAGAGAACTTGAAtccttttttacatatttaagcaTCATTTATATCTCCTTATATATCAATTGTATGTTCACATGTTTTGcccatttattttgtttgctgcTATTTTTAAGAAGTTCTCTATGCTTACCAGGCATTATTCTTTGTGATGTGGGTTGTAAAGCTTTCTCCAAATATCACATTTATCTTTTCTACTTTGCTCATGGTTTTGTCAtgcatttaaaacattaatttgataTAGTTAATGTGATCACTCTATACCATATTCATGGGTAACGAGGATATAAGTCAtgttttctgttaatatttgcatAGTTAAGATCAAAAGACTTATGCTTGAATTCACTTAGAAATTGTCCTGGCATATGGCATGAGGAAtaggtccaatgtatcatttccTGTACTGCTATCTAGTTATTCTACCATCATGTTAGTAGCTTCTGCCTTTCTCCACTGATTTGAGATACTGCCATTATCATATACTTAATTTCTTATGTGTTTTTAACCTGCTAATGGagtttctattctcttttttccctgtgGCAAACATAATTTTAGTTCTCTTATcatctgcttctttttatttattaattcaagcctcactttggaaaactacattctatgtttatttataatatttaatgttCAATTTTAGCCTGACATAGTGATACTTTTTGGAGAGTGGAGGCTATTTTTCAGACCCATTTGCCAAGCTTTCAAAAAAGTGTATATTTCCTGAATTTTTATCTTGAATTTTTGGTACATCTTTCTGGGATGGTAGGGTGTGGGAACATGAGTTCATgcttacaaataaatatatatataactatgatGCCCTCAAATGAGTATCTGTTAATATTGATGTGTATCCTATTTCTCAAGTACTTTGGGATAAATAAAGGTTGAGAATGTTTAGTTTGTTGACAATTAGgctttatataaaaacaataataatacttaatatttattgtgtCTTGATAATTTGCcacaaaatgtgttatttttctgatttgtatCTATTGTGTCATTATCCCTCATAATAACCATATGTATAGGTATTTTTATCCTCCTTTTGCACATGTGGAAACACAGAGCAGTCATGATTAATAATGCATAAGTAGAGTTGCACCCTTCTCTTTTTGGCTTCAAAGTCTGTGTTCTTAAGAGCTAACCATGGAAAATAACAGGTATGGACCAAAATGATGTACTTTGTGCCAAGTTTGTAAGTATTTTTTACTACAAATGGGCTCTTCTTGTATGCAACAGGATGTCAAGTGTCTATAAGGCAACTTTTGGGTTGGCAGACTCACTCTTCTTGTCATTCCTGATAACTCATGGAATTTTAAGTTGCTATAGTGATTGGAGAGGAACTATGAACCATAACAATGTGAGGAGTTTCTTTTCTAAACCTCTTAAAAGTTAGcttataaatatgaatgaattaagcacctacataaaaaattataaaccagGCTAGTTTCTGTGTTTCCATCAGTTACACTCAGGACCTCTCAGGTAGGTAGCCAGAGGAATATACAGATATTGACAGATTTATGCCACTGTTCTGAGGAttagtgaaataatattttaaaaacatatcaactttgtatccaaaaatataaaatgcaaaagtgTCAAAGGATAAATTGAGGCAGTGTATGTGAAACCTCTTAGATAATTATTAAGGGATATGGAAATAGAAAGTAAGATTTTCATGAGGTTTCCTAAGTAATTCACCAACTTTACCATATGTCATTATCTTACAATTATGAGAGATTTAAGACTTTACCCTAGAGTTTACATGCCATTTTCTCAGCCATTTCAGTGCAGTCTTCATGTCCTTGTTCCTCAGTGTATATATAATTGGGTTCAAGACAGGAGTGACCACATAATAAAACACAGCAAGGAATTCATCTAATGACTTCATGGGGAATGGCCAGGCATAAATGAAGATACATGGTCCAAAGAACAAAAGAACTACTGTGACGTGAGCAGTCAAAGTGGACAGTGCCTTGGATGACTTGTCTGAAGGGTGCTGCTGGATGGTCACTAGGATGATAGCATAGGAGATGATtaggaaaataaagaacacaCAGTGAGCACACCAGTGTTAGCAATGACCATGATATCCAACCTATAGATATCTGTACAAGGAAGTTTGATAACCCTAGGGAGGTCACAATAAAAACTGTCAACCTCATTGGGACCACAGAAAGGTAAGTTCACTGCAAAGGCCAGCTGGCTGACTGAATGGAGGAAGCCAGTTCCCCATGCAGCAGCCACAAGGCCAACACACACAACTGTAGTGTAGCGAGGTGGTTTACAGATTGTTACATATCTGTCAAAGGCCATGGCTATAAGGATCACCAGCTTGCTCCCACCAAAAAAGTAAAGGATAAATAGCTGAGCAAGGCAGCCCTTGAAAGAAATGACTTTGTGTTTACTAAAAATGTCAGCAATCATCTTGGGGGCTGTGACTGAAGACAGACATAGGTCAATGAGTGAGAGGTTAGCCAGCAGGAAGTACAAGGGGGAGTGAAGGTAGGAGTCAGAGGCCACAGTTATGACAATAGGAAGGTTTCCACACACAATTCCTACATAGAATACAACAAAGAACACAAAAGGGAAAATCTGCAATTCCTGAGAATTAGAGAGTCTCAGAAAAATGAACTCAGTCACCATGGAGTAATTCATGTCACTTATTGATTCATTCCAGGAAACAGCCGGTGTAGTTACCTTGGAGAATAGAGTAAGAAGGAAGtcaaaattattatatttcagtTAGTCTCCTTTTATGTCATTCTGCTCACTCATATAATGACTATTATATAGTGCTATAAAGCACAGAAAAAGCCTTTATATCATAAAGGCTTTCAAATTGTACACAATCTAAACCCTCCATTTTTATATCACACTCGTTCTTTGATTATGCTTTATAGTCCAGTTACTCAAGTCTGCTCAGTTATTTCCACTTATGCTAAGCTTATTCCTAATGAAAGTACCTTTTTTCATGCTACTTTGTCTGCCAGATTAAGTTTATACCACCATCCTACATTTAACTTCTTTTCCCTTGAACTCCCAGTCTATATTGTGTAGgcactatttttgcttttaaataaatgcaatgttATATGATATTTACATTTACAAAGGTGTTTTATGACATTCACTTCTGAAAAGTATTCTTAATGGTTTCATAGCCAtcacaataattttatattacagTTGTTGGAAACCTCCCTATCAAACAAAGGCAATCCTCATTCATAGTTTTACTATGTGAGGCAATTTGTAACGTATAAGTTTTGAATGTAGCCTATGGACTTGGAGTCACCCTCTTAAgacttatttttacctttttacaaATGTAGatattaattattttcaattcttatgGTGTTTTGCACAGTTTTTGTATATAGTTAGTGTACAATTGATTTagattattattagtagtaatatTTATCACCTCTGATTCATAGAGAAACTCCAGCTCTccaataatcatttaaaaattttacttatattcTAGAAATAACAATTATGGCATGATGATTGAATTTAAGCTCCCTGTTTTCCCTGTTTTCCCATATTTAGAATGAATGCTCTGGATCAAAATTTCTGTTTTCCCATATTTAGAATGAATGCTCTGgattaaaaattctcaaaatccCCATTAATCTAATAATCTATGGGGCCTGAGTGAGGGAcagaattctaaaataattttcatagttTCTCAAAAGCTTGGATAGAAACATAACAGTTAAAACAGATGCAAAGATCCAgtcttagggatccctggttggcgcagcggtttggcgcctgcctttggcccagggcgtgatcctggagacccgggatggaatcccacgttgggctcccggtgcatggagcctgcttctccctctgcctgtgtctctgcctctctctctctctctctctgtgtgactatcataaataaataaaaattaaaaaaaaaaaagatccaacctTAGGGGaagtttaaataaatgaagattttagAAAAGAATGTAAGAGTTATGGAGCCTTATAGAGAATAGAATTTGTAGTTATCATTTAGTGATATTGAAATGCTTAGAAGAAAAAGAGTTAGCccataataaagatgaaaaatagaagaaaaaataaataaaatagc
This window encodes:
- the LOC144302842 gene encoding LOW QUALITY PROTEIN: olfactory receptor 4F4-like (The sequence of the model RefSeq protein was modified relative to this genomic sequence to represent the inferred CDS: inserted 1 base in 1 codon) codes for the protein MNYSMVTEFIFLRLSNSQELQIFPFVFFVVFYVGIVCGNLPIVITVASDSYLHSPLYFLLANLSLIDLCLSSVTAPKMIADIFSKHKVISFKGCLAQLFILYFFGGSKLVILIAMAFDRYVTICKPPRYTTVVCVGLVAAAWGTGFLHSVSQLAFAVNLPFCGPNEVDSFYCDLPRVIKLPCTDIYRLDIMVIANTGVLTVXFFIFLIISYAIILVTIQQHPSDKSSKALSTLTAHVTVVLLFFGPCIFIYAWPFPMKSLDEFLAVFYYVVTPVLNPIIYTLRNKDMKTALKWLRKWHVNSRVKS